The following proteins come from a genomic window of Hypanus sabinus isolate sHypSab1 chromosome 9, sHypSab1.hap1, whole genome shotgun sequence:
- the khdc4 gene encoding KH homology domain-containing protein 4 yields MAEGGGRRSKWDQPGPGINGLLPGVMSTPVSMPTVPIVPGAGALSAGVGPGAGAPASGALDAAAAVAAKINAMLMAKGKLKPSPTVPEQVSLPGKMGASTKNKDDLVVAEVEINDVPISCRNLLTRGQTQDEVSRLSGAAVSTRGRFMSPEEKAQATPGDRALCLHIQGQTREVVDKAVNRIKEIIANGVVKAQISSASTFNDAMVTVYHQPAPAVHPSSATQKSQAGMHYVQDKVFVGLEQTTPAFNIKEKVEGPGGSYLQHIQAETGAKVFLRGKGSGCLEPASGREAFEPMYIYISHPKPEGLSAARKLCESLLQTVHSEHARFLSQMNSTAIPPQGYQQVPGGVPQQPYYPGQGYQPGYPMNPVPIQPSPSSYPRQCGPNTAPFPVSGAAQPMGVPTQTAPGVGYAPPLPASTASYSGVPATGRPGPPLPPPQGQKRRFTEESEEEPPLLGYQHGPIHMTNLGTGSPQTGRSGAGVIFADSCGREKETDRQLMPPPMPLLDKGFPQSDDQRHMYGPSAPLDRPEEPLAKMRRGTDQGPRPLYGQQQAEDEEEASRRREAAQNWSAGCRYTMPAQRPQQQMPFWMAP; encoded by the exons ACGCCGCAGCAAGTGGGACCAGCCTGGGCCTGGCATCAATGGCCTCCTGCCTGGAGTGATGTCCACCCCGGTTTCCATGCCAACGGTGCCCATTGTCCCTGGGGCAGGAGCTCTGAGCGCTGGGGTGGGGCCCGGGGCTGGGGCCCCTGCTTCCGGAGCACTGGACGCAGCGGCAGCCGTTGCAGCCAAGATCAACGCCATGCTGATGGCGAAGGGCAAGCTGAAGCCCAGTCCCACGGTTCCTGAGCAG GTCTCGCTTCCTGGCAAAATGGGGGCCAGCACTAAGAACAAGGACGACCTGGTTGTGGCAGAGGTGGAGATTAACGACGTCCCTATCAGTTGCCGGAACCTGCTGACCCGTGGACAGACCCAGGATGAG GTGAGTCGGTTGTCTGGAGCTGCCGTGTCCACGCGCGGGAGGTTTATGTCCCCGGAGGAGAAAGCACAAGCCACCCCTGG GGACCGTGCCCTCTGCCTCCACATTCAAGGCCAGACTCGTGAGGTTGTTGACA AGGCTGTTAACCGAATTAAAGAGATAATCGCGAATGGAGTGGTGAAGGCCCAGATCTcttccgcctccacattcaatgATGCCATGGTTACCGTGTACCATCAACCAGCCCCAGCTGTCCATCCTTCATCTGCCACACAGAAGTCACAGGCTGGG ATGCATTACGTCCAAGATAAAGTGTTTGTGGGTCTTGAGCAAACCACGCCGGCCTTCAACATCAAGGAGAAAGTGGAGGGTCCGGGGGGCTCCTACCTGCAGCACATACaagctgagacgggtgccaaggTCTTCCTACGTGGCAAGGGTTCGGGCTGCTTGGAGCCTGCCTCTGGGAGAGAGGCCTTTGAGCCAATGTATATTTATATCAG tCACCCCAAGCCAGAGGGTCTGTCGGCTGCAAGGAAGCTGTGTGAAAGCCTGCTGCAGACT GTTCACAGTGAGCATGCCAGATTCCTCAGTCAAATGAACTCTACAGCCATTCCACCTCAAG GTTACCAGCAAGTGCCAGGAGGGGTTCCTCAGCAGCCCTATTACCCAGGCCAGGGGTACCAGCCCGGCTACCCGATGAACCCTGTTCCTATCCAGCCCTCTCCGAGTTCGTACCCGAGGCAGTGTGGCCCCAACACCGCCCCCTTCCCTGTGTCAGGGGCTGCACAGCCGATGGGGGTCCCTACACAG ACTGCCCCCGGTGTTGGATACGCGCCACCTTTACCCGCCAGTACGGCCAGCTACAGCGGAGTGCCAGCCACAGGGAGACCTGGACCCCCACTGCCCCCACCTCAGGGACAGAAGAGGCGTTTCACGGAGGAGAGCGAGGAGGAGCCACCGCTACTGGGTTACCAG CATGGACCCATTCATATGACTAATTTAGGTACAGGGTCCCCTCAGACTGGGAGAAGTGGAGCTGGTGTGATCTTCGCCGACTCCTGCGGCAGGGAGAAGGAGACGGACAG GCAACTGATGCCTCCCCCGATGCCGCTGCTGGACAAAGGATTCCCACAGTCAGATGACCAGCGTCACATGTACGGGCCCTCGGCACCATTGG ATCGCCCAGAGGAACCGCTGGCCAAGATGCGGAGAGGAACCGATCAGGGACCGCGACCGCTCTATGGACAACAGCAAGCAGAAGACGAGGAGGAGGCATCTCGGCGGCGAGAGGCGGCACAGAACTGGAGTGCTGGCTGCCGATACACGATGCCCGCCCAGCGGCCTCAGCAGCAGATGCCCTTCTGGATGGCACCTTag